One Paraburkholderia phytofirmans OLGA172 genomic window carries:
- a CDS encoding DUF2844 domain-containing protein, whose protein sequence is MKFVKFVLAVSALLPHASYAALGGAPGAGSAPKSLLQSAASNASSTSTATYSVRESYDTDGVRIREYVLPTNVVFAVTWQGPVRPDMVVLLGSYFPNAVSAGAGRARGTGPLIERNGDFQIESAGRAGNFFGKAVLPRLVPANVRADDLQ, encoded by the coding sequence ATGAAATTTGTAAAGTTCGTGCTGGCCGTGTCGGCTCTTTTGCCGCACGCGTCGTATGCGGCATTGGGCGGGGCACCGGGTGCAGGTTCAGCCCCGAAGTCCTTGCTCCAATCGGCAGCGTCTAATGCCTCTTCTACATCCACCGCAACCTATAGCGTGCGCGAATCATATGACACCGACGGCGTCAGGATTCGCGAATACGTGCTGCCTACCAATGTCGTCTTTGCTGTCACGTGGCAAGGGCCGGTGCGCCCCGACATGGTTGTGCTACTCGGCAGCTACTTTCCGAACGCTGTCTCCGCTGGTGCGGGACGCGCGCGCGGCACCGGTCCGTTGATCGAACGCAACGGCGATTTTCAGATCGAGTCCGCAGGCCGGGCGGGAAACTTCTTCGGCAAGGCCGTTCTGCCGCGCCTCGTCCCCGCGAATGTCCGTGCAGACGATCTGCAGTAA